A region of the Rubripirellula tenax genome:
CGTGTTGGGAAGCGAGTCGGCATCGAACCCAGCGCCAAAGTTTTTTGCCGTGATGCCGCCAATTTCTAATGTTTCTGGCTGGTATCCGATTTGAAAGTTCAAGCCTGCTTGGCCAGCGTCGTAACTTTCTAGGCTCTTGAATCGGACCCAGTACTGCCGCCAACTGCCATCGGCGGGTGTCTCGGCGAGAAACTGTACGCTCTTGGTGTACGGCTCGCTGAAGCGTTCGAACACGAATTCAGCAACCGCTCCGCCCACACCACTCTTCGCGGCGCCTCGCATCCAAAATCCGACTAGCAACACATCATCTTTTTTTACCGGTGAAGTGATTGCCACGCCGAAAGCCGCGTCCCACGTGTTGTCGGGCTGTGTCGTCAACTGCACGCGCAAGGATTGGTCGAAATCAGCGTGGTCGACACTTGAAATTTCCGAAGTGCCGAACTTCCCGTCTCCCAACCGAACCTTCAATTGTTCGATTGTCGACGAATCCACCGCGACCAGCGAAACGCCCCCAGATACCGGTTGATCACCGTTGGCGACATGGCCGTCGAAATCCAATCCGCACAACAACAGAAACCCGAAGATCGAGATAGCGTTTCGCATCATTTTTCATTCCTGTTCTAGCTTTTCTTTCAACAAGTCACGTGCTTGTTGAAATTCGGCGACCTCGGGAGCCAACGCGACCGCACGCTCGATCTGAGCAAGTGCTTCTTCCATCTCACCGGCCAAATACAAAGACAATCCCAATCGATATTGAATCGGCGCGTTGTCGGGTGCCAAGCCGGCGTCTCGACGTAGTAGCGGCAACTCGGCCGTTCGAAGTTCTCGCACCCGAACCATCATAGCCGGCCCATCGGGCGAACGATTCTGCGAGGCAACGTTTTCCAGCAGGGATGCAAAGTTCGATCGCGGACCTGTCGTATTCGGCTCGATCCGAATCGCAGTTTCATAGGCGGAGATCGCTTCATCGATTCGACCACGCCGTTCACACAGCATTGCCCAAGCCATGTGAGCCCCCGCGCGATCCGATGTTTCCATCAACGACGCTTCGACTTCACTCAGCGACTGATCGACCCTAAGTTGTTCGGCGCCTGTTAGCGTTTGGTAGCCGCCCGACGCGACCAGCATCCGAGCGGCCTCGGTACGAACCAATCGCGACGGATCGCTCAGCAGCGGCAACAGAGTACGACGTGCGTCCTCCGGTGAGGACAACGCGAATGCACCCACGGCGGCGGCCCGAACGATCGGTGCCTGACTGGCGTCGTCGATCAACTGTTTCGCCGTCGGAATCACTTGGCTTGCTCCGGCGTCGACCAACTCGGCAATCGACGAGGCTCTCGCGAGTGCCGGCGCCGTTTCATCTGACTCCATCGCCAACCGCAACATCCCTTCCAACGATCCCGCTTCACGGCGTCTAAACGCGACAATGGGTTCGGCGAAATGAACCGGTTGCTTACGATCGTTTCCGTACCATTTTTCGCATGCTTCATCGCACCACTTATCCGTGGCCGAAATCGCATCGGAAATGACTTGGTTGCCTTGCTCGGCCGCCATTAGCCACTGTGAATACTCTTTCGTCGTAAACGTCTTCTTTAGCGGTTCACCGATCGATTCAAGCTGGTCGGCAACGTGGCAATGGCTGCACGCGTTGGGCGTGCCCAACTTGACGGACAAGTCGGGTCGCGGCACTCGAATACTATGGTCGCGCCGCGCGTCGACTTCCATATACGTCGTATGCGGCATGTGGCAATTGACGCACATCGCACCCGCCGATCCAACGGCGTGATGGTGGTGAGACGGCACGTCGTACTTGCCGGCGGCGTGTTGATGACACGAGGTACATGTTTCGTTACCGGTCTTCTTTAGCTTCAACGAATGAGGATCATGGCAATCGGTACAGCGAATGCCTTTGTGGTACATGCGGCTTTGGATGAAGGATCCAAACACATAAACTTCGTCTTTGATTTGTCCATCGGCGTGATAGGTGTCGGGCCTCAACAGTTCAAGGTTGTAGTGATCGGTGAACAGATCGCCTGGTTTGAATTGGTCGTCCAGCAAACCGCGACGACTGTGACATGGGGCGCACGATTGCAACTGGGGTTGTGGATCGAGTCCCTTCAATCGGGCAAGGCCGTATCCATGGATGCGATCCCAGAACAGCGACTTCTCGTTTGCCAATTCGACATGCAGGCTGCCCGGTCCGTGACAGGATTCACAGCTGACGTCAATCTCCGAATACGTCGTGTGGTATCGATTGGCGACGGGATCAAAGTTCCGCTTCAAATTGGTAGAGTGACAGTCCGCGCACATGGTCTGCCACCGCTGGGCGATGCCGGTCCAGTGCAGCGGGTCATCGGGCAATAGCTTGTCGGCGACGTCTGGTGGACGCAGATAAAACCATCGCTTATTGGCCGTGTCCCAACTGATTCGCAAGACCTGGACCCGCGCGATTTCGTGGTCCGGCATGTCCGCCGTCCGATCGAATTCGACCATGTACTGTTGCAGCGGATCGACGCCGAACACGTACTTGACTTCAAAGTCTTCCAATTCACCGGATGGTCCGTCTGTTCGAACCATGAATCGTTCGCCATCGCGAAACATCCGGCTGACCATGCCATCGTGCTCCAACGTTGCATCATCAAAATCGCCGAGCACCGTTTCAGACGTTGCGAAATCCATCGCTTTATCGTGATCCGAACCGACAAACAGCGCGGCTTGGTCGCGGTGGCAATCAATGCACGCTGACCGGCCGACGTAGTCCGCTTTTGTGCCAATCGGTTTCGCCGACCAGTAGTCAGCAAACACGCCGCCGGCCAGCAGCAACAACGCCGCACCGGCGATCAGCACCAAACGTTTGGATTTGGGCGAACTAGAAATCAGATGCAAGAGACTGTGTCGGGTTGGGAAAGGTAAGAAAACGGAAAGCTACAAACAGTCTACTCAGACGCCGCATCGAATCAGTCGTCGGTGTGGCTTAGTAGTTTGACCGCTTCCCGCCGCATTTGGGCAACCAGTCTGACGCCCGATTCGCTTGTTGGGTCCGCCGCCAACAACAACCGGGCCGCCCGCAGGAGTTGCTCGGCAGCCACCGCTCGTCGGTCTACATCAACGCTTTGGCGAGTACGACTGGTCAATCGGCGACCGGGAT
Encoded here:
- a CDS encoding tetratricopeptide repeat protein translates to MHLISSSPKSKRLVLIAGAALLLLAGGVFADYWSAKPIGTKADYVGRSACIDCHRDQAALFVGSDHDKAMDFATSETVLGDFDDATLEHDGMVSRMFRDGERFMVRTDGPSGELEDFEVKYVFGVDPLQQYMVEFDRTADMPDHEIARVQVLRISWDTANKRWFYLRPPDVADKLLPDDPLHWTGIAQRWQTMCADCHSTNLKRNFDPVANRYHTTYSEIDVSCESCHGPGSLHVELANEKSLFWDRIHGYGLARLKGLDPQPQLQSCAPCHSRRGLLDDQFKPGDLFTDHYNLELLRPDTYHADGQIKDEVYVFGSFIQSRMYHKGIRCTDCHDPHSLKLKKTGNETCTSCHQHAAGKYDVPSHHHHAVGSAGAMCVNCHMPHTTYMEVDARRDHSIRVPRPDLSVKLGTPNACSHCHVADQLESIGEPLKKTFTTKEYSQWLMAAEQGNQVISDAISATDKWCDEACEKWYGNDRKQPVHFAEPIVAFRRREAGSLEGMLRLAMESDETAPALARASSIAELVDAGASQVIPTAKQLIDDASQAPIVRAAAVGAFALSSPEDARRTLLPLLSDPSRLVRTEAARMLVASGGYQTLTGAEQLRVDQSLSEVEASLMETSDRAGAHMAWAMLCERRGRIDEAISAYETAIRIEPNTTGPRSNFASLLENVASQNRSPDGPAMMVRVRELRTAELPLLRRDAGLAPDNAPIQYRLGLSLYLAGEMEEALAQIERAVALAPEVAEFQQARDLLKEKLEQE